In Capsicum annuum cultivar UCD-10X-F1 chromosome 8, UCD10Xv1.1, whole genome shotgun sequence, the genomic window GGTTGATTGTAGGTTTATGTACCACTTTTTATCATTAGGTCCTTGTATTAGAGGATTCGCCCACATGAGGAAGGTTATTGCGGTCGACGACACTCATTTATACGGCAAGTATGAGGGCATGCTGCTAAGCGCGGTTGCATAGGTTACAGAGAACCATATTTATCCTATTACCTTTTGCGTCGTTGACAAGGAGaatgatgcatcttggacgttcttctttgagaagctgaagtctaTTGTGGTCGATGGATCAGATTTGTGCTTTATCTCAGATAGGAACAAGAGCATCGCTAACGGCATCGCGAAGGCGTACAACCATGCTCATCACGGGTACTGCATGAGGCACCTAGGTAAAAATCTCTGGGTAAATCACCACTGCGGAGAACACCTCTATCTATTCTATAATGCGGCAAAGGCATATTCTCCCGAGAAATTTAGCGACCATTTTGTGGAATTCAAGAACTACTGTCCCGAGGCAGCCTTTTTTCTCAAGCATGAGCTTGGTTTTGAGAAATGGAGCAGGGCATATTTCCCCGCCGACAGGTTTGACGTGATGACCACAACTATTGCCGAGTCGGTGAATGCTATGTTGATTGATGAAAGGGAGTACCCCGTGGCATCTATATTTAATTCGATTGCCAAGAGGTTTGGTAAAATATTCAGGGAGAGGCGTGCCTATGTCCTCAAATGTAAGAATAACAAATTTGTTCCTGCCGCTGAAAAGATCTTAAGAGACAATATGAGCAAGGGCGACTCCTTCTATGTGGAGAACATAAGCGGGGACGAAAGGCGATACACTGTGTTTAGAAGTGGCTATACAGCCAAAGTCGACCTACTGGAAAGGTCGTGTTCTTGCAGGAAGTTTGACCTGGTCAAAATACCATACGATCACGCGATGGCCGTTTTGTGATAAAAGCACGGTGAAGATTATGGTTTGAGATTCTATGATTGCTCTTCACCCCTGTATAAAGTGGAAGAGTACCTCCTTATGTATTCGGAATCAATTAATGTTGTCCCTTTAGAGTCCTAATGGTGCGTGCCACAAGAATTGCTAGACGTCAACATTATTCCACCTCTCGTGGTCACCAAACTCGGAAGGAAAAAAAATGT contains:
- the LOC107879422 gene encoding uncharacterized protein LOC107879422, which gives rise to MVRGTAEHGYSYLLGFSYMIDALNVGTTYSIMVNKVTENHIYPITFCVVDKENDASWTFFFEKLKSIVVDGSDLCFISDRNKSIANGIAKAYNHAHHGYCMRHLGKNLWVNHHCGEHLYLFYNAAKAYSPEKFSDHFVEFKNYCPEAAFFLKHELGFEKWSRAYFPADRFDVMTTTIAESVNAMLIDEREYPVASIFNSIAKRFGKIFRERRAYVLKCKNNKFVPAAEKILRDNMSKGDSFYVENISGDERRYTVFRSGYTAKVDLLERSCSCRKFDLVKIPYDHAMAVL